Below is a genomic region from Eremothecium sinecaudum strain ATCC 58844 chromosome V, complete sequence.
AATGTAATCAAATGGAAAAATATTCGCTCAATATCGGACTTGCTCATTTTCTTACCTAGTCCATGAAAATCTGATTCATCATGACACATTTGCATAATCTTAGCATTTTTAGACCCCTTATATATATCCTGGCAATGGATTAGGGTAACTTTATCATCTTTCACCGATCTAACAAGTTTTACAATTTCCAAGGCTTCTTTAGTAACCACACGTTCTTCATATTCTATATTTTGGCCATTTTTACAGTTATCACAGTTTTTGGCACATAGGGTTACATCAAATGTCTCATTAAAATATGACAAAACCAATTGCCTTCTACAATCAGTACTATTTTCACAGTATTGCATAACCTGCTGTAGTTTGTTTAAATGCTTCTCTTTATGTTCGCGATCCAAGTTTTTATCTTTTTGGATCATTGATTGTATCGTCCTAACGTCTCTGAAGGAATAATACATTATGCAAAATGAATGGTTACCGTCCCTACCAGCACGCCCAGTCTCCTGATAGTAACCTTCTAAAGTACGTGGAACTGTATAATGGTACACAAACCTAACGTCAGGTTTATCAATTCCCATACCAAAAGCAACAGTTGCACAGATGACCTGTATCCGATCAGCTTGCCAATCTTGCTGGACCTTAAGCCGCTCATCTGGATCCATACCAGCGTGATAAAATGCACACTTTACACCGCTATTTGACATTATCAGTGCTGTTTGTTCACAGGAGTTTTTAGAATGACAATAAATTATACCTGTCTGACCTCTAAATCTGGTCTTTATTGATTGACACATATTATTCATAGAGTTTTTATCCTTGCGAATAATCTCGTAGAACAGGTTCTTTCTATTAAAACTCTGCTTGAGAAATACAGGATTGTTCAACTGTAAATTGTGAATAATATCCATCCGAACTTGTTCACTAGCAGTTGCAGTTAGCGCCATCATTGGAATATCAGGGTATTCTTTCTTAAAAAACTTAAGTTCTTTATAATCAGGTCTGAAGTCATGGCCCCAGTTAGAAACACAATGCGCTTCGTCAACCACAATTCGAGCCAATTTTTTATCGTGATATAGCTTTTCAATTGCCTTTTTGCATTGAACTGACGCACTAATCATTTCCGGCGATATATAAACAAGGTCAAGCAATCCATTTATGAATAAATTAAATGTCTGTCGGCGTTGTTCGGCAGTACCCTTTGAACTAAACATACTTGCTTTGATATTTTTTGCAAGTAAGTGTTCGACTTGGTCTTGCATTAGAGATATTAATGGTGATACGACTATGGTGGTGCCGTGTGTTCGACCAGATTTAACAACTGCTGGAAGTTGGTAACATAATGACTTTCCACCACCAGTAGGCATAAGAACAAAAACATCGCGACCACATAGCGTAGAGTTGACCGCTTCCTCTTGATTTTGTCGAAAACCGGGCAACTTAAAGACATTGTGTAGTTTATGGAACATTTCCGAGGTCCAAGGGAAGGTTGAGATCGGAGAAATTATCTCTGAAGGTGATACTATTGGAACAGTCGAAGGAACTGAAGGCGCCGTGCTAAACTGTTGAATCTCACTAATTGAGAaatcatcttcatcatccaACATATCCTGATCTGGTACATCAAGAAGCTCTTTCTTTACCGAATGTAATGTTTGCTCAATTCTTGACGAATCTAGTGTTTTTTCTGAAATAATTTTAAGGTCGTCATCTAATTCCCTTATATTGTTTAGCTGCGTCTGGTTCTCCCTTTCTTGATCGAATGCCTCCAAATCGCTGTCTGAAAGGCCATCGTATAATTCCAACAGTTCTTCTGCTTGGTGCGCATCAGAAGTATTCTTCTGCAAACTATCAATGATTGGATCTGCCAGAAAATCGTCTTCATCTGGATCTAGCAAGTTAATCTCTGGGACATACTCATCATACGGAGCTTTTTGAGGGGATGAGTCTATCACAATTTCATGAACATCTCTATTTTCAAGTACAACCGCactttcttcttccacATAATCACTATCAACAGATTTATCATCCTCCAAATACTGTTCAATCCCGTCTGCAACAAATTCGCGATCACTGTCATGGATCTGGTTGTCAACGTCGGCTTCCGATGTCGCCAAGAAATGCGAATCTTCTGTCTCCGCATCCGCTGTAAGATCTTCGTTTCCGTCATCATTTGGACCTGCGTTTCCAATGCGGTAGCTAAATTCGTCTTCCATAGTGGGTAGTCTATAATTTACGTCCGACAGGCGACTTCGCAGGCTCCTAGACGTAGTTTCGACCTCCACCGGCTCTATGTCATCGACTGCGATAGCTACAACACTCTGTATAGACCTATCTGATTCCTCTTCGTCCGGAGGCAATGTTGAAGGTAATATTCTACCTTTCACTTGACTTTCTGATGCCATAGAGCTAACTACCCTGTTCAGCTTAGACTCAGCACTATCGATCTCACGCGTCACTTTCTGTAATTGAGAGTCATAAAGATCGTCTACCTGTCGCAGGCGGCTTTGATCGGTTATATGTGCAAGCGCTGCTACTTTTTTCTCCAGCAGCGAACACTTCTGTTTAAGATATTCAATCAGCTTATATGGTAGGTAGTTCTCAGATTCCATAGTACGCGATACAGCATCGGAACCAGCATCCTGCCGCAAAGCTACAGGTGTACTCTCAACCATTATACTCGTATTTGCTTCCTGAGTAGCTTTGTTTTTTTTCACAACCACACCCTTAGATTCGCCACCCAAAACTGAAAATAATGCATGACCATCAGGGGTACATGCTCCTGAGGTCCTAGCCCATTTGACCTGACCTGAAAGACTAGGAAAGCATTTGACCTTAGCCATAATCAAAAATAGTCCTTGTTTATGACCTTTTTCAGGGTTGCCGCCCTTATTTCTCTGGCTAGCGGTCTACTCATTGTTTGACGTATGCAAGCTCTCTAAGAAAGGCCAACTTAAAATATTAAGAAGCATTGAATCAAGAAGTTCAACTATCATTATGTACGGGTGGCATACTTAAGTTACTGAACAAATCAAGGTTACTCTTTAATCATCGCGGAAGCAAGTTCCGCAAGACAAAAAACAGTTGATCTTAAGTAAGTTTAGATTTGTTAATATCTCAAAGCAATAATTGCCATCCTAATTTAAATTATCGCGTAACGTTTCATAATCGTGAATCAAACCGCCTCCTTATATTATTTACCTAACTGGGTTATACACTAGATTCGTAGACTTTTCGGTTAGTTTCCTAACTGGAAATATAGTGTGTGATCTTTTGATAGTATTACTATTACAAACCTATTTGTTCAGTATATTTCTGGAATAACATTGTCCGGAACCTTAACCTCTACCATTAGCCGTGTCATTTCCATATATTCTGGATTTTCATAATGGGGACCTGAACGCCAGCTGCGCTAACGAGAATGTGCTAATCAGCGCATTAATTAAGGAGTTATTCAATGCACAAGAAACAGATTGGGTCTTCAGATCAACTTTATGATTGGAGCTCATTGTAGTCCGAAAAGCAGTATCCTGAAATTACATACACCGACAGAAATTAAATAATAGAATGATTAACGCCGTGCCAGTTGGAGCAGCAGTAATGATCAAATTGTTGAGGCCGGTGTACATTTGGGCCAACGGAGTGGCATTGGCGGTAATATAGGCGCAGTATTACAATGGGAAAATATGCCAATGCAGTTCTCACTGGACATGGAATGTCACCATCAGTTTCAGGGGATTCCCATCTGAAATCAGCATCAGCCCATAATGACGACATTAGAAGAATTCCTCTAGAATATCTTCCACGGTACAGAAAAAGAGAGGTGTTCCACAGCGGCTGGAAAAAAGACCTATGAAAAATTGGTGACTTAGGCTCCAGCCGCGTACGCTAATCCTGGATTCACGTCAGATATGATACAGTAATTAGTACACGGCCAAATGATTAGCGTACAGCAGACCACCTGTAGCATATCTGCTGAACATTGATTCTCGTTCCATACAACAATTGTCTCTTATAAACCGGCTCCCAGTGCTTTAAAACTGTTTGGAGCCCATACCTACGATAAGCCTAACCTAGTAGAGGCATTAACTCTTAACTTACCTCTGGAAAAGCATTCAGTAGTTGAAGCATTCCTGTCTACAGACACAACGTTATACTAGATAGCATTTGATGAAGGGGACCCACTGCGTCAATGAATCATCAATCACCAATCTTAATCCTTCAACTACAGGGCTTATTTCAGATTTACATCAAAGTTTTTAGTTGTTCCTGGCAAATCGCTTTCAGCTGGTACACCAGATGTACACGTATACATTATTGTAACACCAACGCGCGAACCGGAAGAAGTGCTCTGTTCCAACATAGGTGGTGGGATATGCCGCTCCGTTAGCACGTTTTTTTACAGAAACCGTTTTGCTCTGTACACTTACACGACCCTGCCGCGCTTAGCCAAGCAGTAGAGAAGCTTATGATAACTTCATTGTAAGTAAAAAGTACAACAGCAAAAAACACCGTATGTATAACAGAGGTTACAAGCTGATGCAATATTCGCGATTACTCTAATCTAGAACTCCCTATTAATCTTATTTATAATACAAGTAGAAGTAGCGGAGAGTAACTAAGCATAATTACAGGAATCGGCGGTTACTGGTCACAGGCAATTGGCTGAAAACGCGCTGATTTAAAACATTCCCTTTTTTTGTATCAGTATATAAAAACAATTCAAGGCTCAACAGCATTGTAAAAAGAAGTTTCAGTATCTCAAATCACATACCGAAGGACTTCTATCATCCATCGCCAACATTATCCGTGTTAATAGTTATTTTATTGAAGCTATCTTCCTTGTTAAGGCGATAATCACTACTTGCGAATATCAACCTGAAGAATAGATCAAAGCTGGGTAAGTTAAAATCGTGGGGAACTGTGTCGCTCATAACATAAGGACTTGGAAAGAAAACTTAAAAGGAATCACTATAGTATTTAGGTGACAAGTTTGCGAATAGGAAAATGGACGGAAACGGTGAGAAGGAGACGAGCATCTCCCTTACATCATCACAGGATGGAGATAAGGTGGGAGAAGATCGCTTATCAGTAGTTGGTTTAAACTCAGCTGCTGAGGTTAACACGGCACAATTGGATTCTTCAATATATGAGACTGAAGATGAGCCTATTACGGCGCTTGAACCATCGGATTTTCCGGATTCTATAGTTAAAGATATCGCAGTACAAGATGATGATTCGATAGGGCGGGTTAGAAAAGTGCTAGAGCTGGGTAGCAGTAAAGAGGCCGATGGTTCAAAAGGCAGTCAAACTGATACTTCTAGTGGCACCGAATCTTTCAAAGAGATACAAAGCTTTCCCATAGCTAGTTCGCCTCATCTAGTTCCAACCGCTGATTCGATGTCGTCAACAAATTCGAAGGACATTCCACCTCTGCCTGTGCGCCAAAGAAGTCCTACAAGAGCTCTTTCATTTACAAAgatttcatcaaaaacTGAGCCCTCGCGAAGGGTCTCTTCTGACTTTGATTTGATTGTGAATAGATGGCATGAGAAGAAGCAGGAGCTGATAGGCTTGGATGAGAAGTCTCAGCAAATCTTCCAGAACGAACAGATGCAATTGAAAAAAAGATATACCAAGGTCCTAGAGACTATCCCGGTTAATGGAAGGGAACCGGAGCACCATGAGGAAGTGGAGGAGTATAGTAATATTGACTGGAATTTTTGGACACTTGTGGTCGAGGACTTTTCTTATGTTGCAGAGAACGACTCCGAAAACCTAGAAAAGGCTGTTAGTAATGGTGTTCCAGCTCCGATCCGTGGGATAATTTGGAAGTTAATATCTAACGCTACTTCGTGTGAGATCAAAGAATTGTATCACGAACTGTTAAATATACCATCCGAACATGAAAAGGCAATCAAACGTGATATTATGCGTACGAATTACATTCCAAGTGACAAGGTGGACTCCTTATTCAATGTTCTAAAGGCTTACTCCCTTTTTGATCCAGATGTTGGGTATACACAGGGTATGGCGTTTATTACAGCTCCGCTATTGCTAAATGTCAGCGACGAATCCGAGGCTATGGAACTACTAATTAAACTAATGAAGAACTATGGCCTCAGGGAGTTCTTCCTACCTGAGATGCCAGGATTACAGCTAAAATTGTATCAATTCGAGAGAGTTCTAGAAGTCAGCTCGCCCACGCTATACAATTATTTGATCCGCTCGGGAATACGTTCATCCATGTACGCTACCCAATGGTTCCTCACCTTTTTTGCGTATAAATTTCCTTTGGATTTTGTTCTACGCATAGTTGACgttattttctttgaagGCATTGAATCATTGTTGAAGTTTGCTGTGGTACTTTTGCTAAAGAATGAATCCACGCTACTTACATTAAACTTTGAGAAGCTTGTACAATTCTTAAAGGACGGGTTATTTTATTACTACTTAAAGCAGAATGTGGAATATAGACGGTCGGAGCAAAAGGACCGAGTAGAAATTAAATTTGAAGGCCTTACTGATATTACGAGCACTAAGATGATGGAATTGGAGTACgatattgatgaatttgTACACGATGCCATCAATCACGTGAAAATTACCCCGATTCAGTTACGAAACTATGCTGCTGAATATGAGGAGATTCATAGACTAGAACTAGAAAAGGAAATTGAGATTGAAGGACTGCGAAGAAAGAATCGACAGCTTCAAAATGAAATGCGCACGTTAAAACACGAATATACAGACTTAAACAGAGAGCACATATCACTGGCTAACGAGTTGATAAAAAGGCGAGTAGAAATGGAAACTCTCATAGATGAAAATCAGGATCTAAAGCAAACAATTATAGTGCTTAAAGACCAGTTTTCTAACGAAGTTCGGAAACGGGTACTACCTGAGCGAGGTGTAAACGTTCCTTCAGATTTAAAGTTAGATCTGGATAATACTATGCGCAGGAATTTGGAAGTTATGGATCACAATCAAGTTTTAGAGGAAAAACTGTTACTTCTTGAGAATGAGATACAAACGCTGAAGATGAATAATACGAAGCTAGCTAGCGATAAAAGTAAAGATGCGCGGCTAAGCACGTTTTCAGCATTGTCTCGTACAAAAGCTAATAAACAATGGTCATTTAAGGCGCCATGGTAGGATAGCAATATTGGCACTCCCTGGCACCCAGCTATTATTACATGCGGATGTTCATCGTATACAAATTTGTGTTCTTTTATGTACCTTTTATAGCGCCGCGAACATATGTCACGTGAGACTCAAAATTTTTGGTGAGAATCAAAGTCAAAAATAATGTTGATAATGTAGAATCTTCGTTTTACTAGACGCATTGGACAAGAAGTACGCGCCTTAGTCTCCATTTCCCTCGCCTTTTCAGCATGCAGTTTAATTTTCAAAGGGGTTTCAGTTCGGCAGCTTGTCTGCTAAGGCAGTGGCGTTTGGTCGAATCAAGAAGAGTTGCAAAGCAACCTGAATATAAAGTAGGTGATGTAAAGCCACTATACATCCCAAAGCAAGCAAAAAAATTTCCTGATTACCCTTATGGTGAATCTCATATTTTCAAACAAAGCAACAAGGGGCTATATGGTGCTTCCTTCATACAGTTTGGTAATAATGTGTCCGAATCTAATAACAGGACAAGAAGAACATGGCTACCTAACGTGTTGAGGAAATCTCTTTGGAGTGAAGCTTTAAAAAGACCAATCAAGATTAAACTTACAGCTAAAGTTTTACGTACAATCTCTAAAGAGGGTGGCATTGATAACTATTTAACAAAGGAAAAATCGGCCAGAATAAAGGAACTAGGTCCTACCGGCTGGAAACTAAGGTATTTGGTGTTAAAGGCCCAGAAATTACAGGAGAATCCCCCACACAAGGACGCCAAGATAGTAAAGGATTCCGAGGGCAATGATGTTACTGTTTATTACGAAATTCCACATAATGATACGGTTTTAAGAATCACATGTGGTAAGAGAAAGCTGTTGTACAATCTTTACCCACTAGAACTCAGAGAGTATCTCGCTGATGGGAAATCACTCACTTACAGAGATTTTCTAGATAATCATCAAAATCTCCCCATTGATGGGATTGTCTCAAAATTACATCAGTACGGGTTTGATTTCAAACAGATTACTATTTGAGGCAGATCGAATACATTGATCTAGAAATATGTAGATAGTCCTGAAAGTCTAAAACTTGGGAATGCAATTATAATAGACTTAGTAATGTAATCCCCGCGATTTTACCTTTCGTCATATGATACACTATCACCACCTCTGTATGAGATTCGACCCTGTAAATAATTCTGGATTTCAAATAGTGTGACTATTTACACCCATACATACTTTATCTTTTCTAAATTTGTTACCGGTTATGGTTTAGTTTTTTACAGGCGGCTCCCGGCTGGGGCTTAGGCGAGGCGGCAGCAGCGTAGGCAGTAACCGGGCAGTGGCTGGGAATTGCACCCGCTAGGCGGACCGACGGTAGCTGGTGGGCGGAGCGAGCTTTAGGTTCCGGGCTGCACAGAAAGGTCCACAGAGTACTTCTTGAAATTTCAGAACTTAAGGGCCGGGTAACGAGGAGCTTCGAAAATTTTTTGGCCTACTCCCGTCCAGAGTATCACACAGGCAGGTTTAACTATTAAGTATAACTGTATTACCTTCGGTTAACAACAGCTTTTGAACATTCAACAGAGAATCCTGAAGACAAAATGGCCGTTAAGTCTGGTATGTTAGAACACCCATAATCCCTGGACATGATGATAAGAGAACTAGATCCCTGTATGAATTTGAATTTCCGTTAAAATATATCGCATTGCATCGATCGAAAAGATTCCACATATCGAACAAAACTACAGTCTATTCATCCGTTTCCAAAGTTATATTGGCTAAACTAGTTACTAACTCCTTTAAACAGGTATTGCTGTTGGTGCGAACAAGGGTAAGAAGGTCACCCAAATGACCCCAGCTCCAAAGATCTCCTACAGAAAGGGTGCATCTTCTAACAGAACCCAATTTGTTAGATCCATTGTCAGAGAAGTCGCTGGTCTAGCTCCATACGAGAGAAGATTGCTTGACTTGATCAGAAACGCTGGTGAAAAGAGAGCCAGAAAGGTTGCCAAGAAGAGATTAGGTACCTTCGGTAGAGCCAAGGCTAAGGTCGAGGAAATGAACAATATCATTGCTGCTTCTAGACGTCACTGAAATGTGTAGTTTTGGTATTTAGTTGTAAATTTACTCTCCAGTCTATCTAATATAAACTATCATTTTACTCttatcacgtgattttTGTGTGTAGTGATTTTCCCTTCGAAAGGCGGTATCCGCATCTAAAACCGTATTTGCAGGTGTACTGCCCGTCAGTTGACGGCGCATACTAGACATGTAGCTAACACCTTTACTCTAGAAACATAAACATAAACATATCTACACCACTCTCTGCATCAATTAGCAGTAGACCCCAAGCCATTGAACTAAACTAAGATGCACAAGAGTTGTATGTCTCAGTTGCGGCGTCAAAGTCTCAGGTTCTCGTCGTCCTGGATGCCACCCTCCTACTTTAATGCCCCCCCTGCACCCTCCCCCTTCACACAGCGAGTCCCTCAGCAACAACCTGCCTCCGGCTTCCGAAGACAGTATTTCGAAGTCGCTTTAGTCATCGCTGTGACGTGTTTGACTTATTTCGCAGTAGATAACTATATTGCCCGTATTGATGCCCAAGAAAAGTCTGAGAAGCTCATCATGGAGTCACAGCGAATGCAAGACCTCCTCACCCGCCAGCTCTCTGCCGCAAGAAAGAAGAGAGAACTACAAATCCTAAATGAACGCAAAAACAACCAAATAAGACAGATGAAACTACAACTCCACATTGCCATGCTCCGCAAGCAGCTACTCGACAACAATGTCCAGCCCATCCGTATCCAAGAAGTCGTACATGATTATGAGCGCTACGTCAGAATGGAAAATAGTATCAGTAACGTCAGCGGCACTTCTTTGTGGGTAACTGATGACTCGCCGTTCAAGGCGCATGTGCCGAACGTTCGAGAGTATGATTCCATCACTGAGAATAGAAAACAATAGCAGCGCCAGCCATTACGTACACCTAATTAAAACTGTAGTCTATAAAGTCTAGCCAAGAGTCGCCATCTTAATCGTGAAAAGTGGTGACATAATAAACATTACCCGTGTTACAGAGTCACACTCCCGTTTCAGGAGCTGCATTTTTGTTTAAAGGGACCAGATCTTAGGTTTCACCGTTCCTGAAACACGTATACAAAAACCAACAACCGCCCAAGCCCTTATCGTGAAAGCGATGAAAAAATTCCGGGCTACCCGGCCCTGCGGACGGTTTCGAAAGGGAATTCTCTGCACacttttcaaaaaaaaactttataTAAAACAGCCAATCCGGGTGAATGACCCTTATAGTTAATTTTTTTCCTAAAATAACCAATGTCTTTTACGTTGGACGCCCAGAGTCACGGTGAGCATGCTTTTTCTATATGCTTCACATTGGTCGGAAGGATTGCCCCTACCCCGGTCATGTCGTGCTCGCGGCAGTCCTAGATTAATTTTTGTAGAAACTTACCTCGTGGGTTTGTTTTTCCAAAACGCCAGGGGCATGCATTCCACCAACTTCCACGTCGTGCTATACCTTTTTAGTGGCATAGCTATGCAGTTCGGAATGTACAGTTTTGTATAGCATACGTATTATTCTTAGTATCCTCCTGCGTCCCCCTTTCCATATCAGGTGGTCGATTTACAATGTTGGTTTATTATGGCCATGTGGGCTGATCCGCGCACCCGCCGAACATTAATGGCTCATTTTCTAGCGGTCTTTGTAATCTTGGAGCGTGCGTGCGCACATGGCCTGCAAGGTTGATTGGGTGTCTTTCATTATGTGTACGAAACAGCAACCCTGAAGCCGTAATCACGACAGTGTTTTCTCACATAATAAATCTGTCGAGGTAGGTGCATGAGCGCAGATGAGTCAAAAAGAAGGTGTGGCAGTGGAGAATTGGATCGACTCATTTGGGACATCGCAAAAACACTGCATAGTGAGATGTCTTTCATATAAGAGgtatatataaaatatgTATAAGGTCCTGTATATAAACAACTAGACATTGGAACCTGGTAGTCCACAAGGTGTTTGGCATTTTCAAGTACAACATAATATTACAGCGGTATATAGTGCAACTAAAGGCAGCACTAGTACAACAGAACTACGCAAATAGCGATAACTTAGATACACCACAA
It encodes:
- the RPL36B gene encoding 60S ribosomal protein eL36 (Syntenic homolog of Ashbya gossypii AFL163C; Syntenic homolog of Saccharomyces cerevisiae YPL249C-A (RPL36B) and YMR194W (RPL36A); 1-intron in Ashbya gossypii), encoding MAVKSGIAVGANKGKKVTQMTPAPKISYRKGASSNRTQFVRSIVREVAGLAPYERRLLDLIRNAGEKRARKVAKKRLGTFGRAKAKVEEMNNIIAASRRH
- the GYP5 gene encoding GTPase-activating protein GYP5 (Syntenic homolog of Ashbya gossypii AFL161C; Syntenic homolog of Saccharomyces cerevisiae YPL249C (GYP5) and YMR192W (GYL1)) — protein: MDGNGEKETSISLTSSQDGDKVGEDRLSVVGLNSAAEVNTAQLDSSIYETEDEPITALEPSDFPDSIVKDIAVQDDDSIGRVRKVLELGSSKEADGSKGSQTDTSSGTESFKEIQSFPIASSPHLVPTADSMSSTNSKDIPPLPVRQRSPTRALSFTKISSKTEPSRRVSSDFDLIVNRWHEKKQELIGLDEKSQQIFQNEQMQLKKRYTKVLETIPVNGREPEHHEEVEEYSNIDWNFWTLVVEDFSYVAENDSENLEKAVSNGVPAPIRGIIWKLISNATSCEIKELYHELLNIPSEHEKAIKRDIMRTNYIPSDKVDSLFNVLKAYSLFDPDVGYTQGMAFITAPLLLNVSDESEAMELLIKLMKNYGLREFFLPEMPGLQLKLYQFERVLEVSSPTLYNYLIRSGIRSSMYATQWFLTFFAYKFPLDFVLRIVDVIFFEGIESLLKFAVVLLLKNESTLLTLNFEKLVQFLKDGLFYYYLKQNVEYRRSEQKDRVEIKFEGLTDITSTKMMELEYDIDEFVHDAINHVKITPIQLRNYAAEYEEIHRLELEKEIEIEGLRRKNRQLQNEMRTLKHEYTDLNREHISLANELIKRRVEMETLIDENQDLKQTIIVLKDQFSNEVRKRVLPERGVNVPSDLKLDLDNTMRRNLEVMDHNQVLEEKLLLLENEIQTLKMNNTKLASDKSKDARLSTFSALSRTKANKQWSFKAPW
- the MRPL24 gene encoding mitochondrial 54S ribosomal protein bL28m (Syntenic homolog of Ashbya gossypii AFL162C; Syntenic homolog of Saccharomyces cerevisiae YMR193W (MRPL24)); translation: MQFNFQRGFSSAACLLRQWRLVESRRVAKQPEYKVGDVKPLYIPKQAKKFPDYPYGESHIFKQSNKGLYGASFIQFGNNVSESNNRTRRTWLPNVLRKSLWSEALKRPIKIKLTAKVLRTISKEGGIDNYLTKEKSARIKELGPTGWKLRYLVLKAQKLQENPPHKDAKIVKDSEGNDVTVYYEIPHNDTVLRITCGKRKLLYNLYPLELREYLADGKSLTYRDFLDNHQNLPIDGIVSKLHQYGFDFKQITI
- a CDS encoding HER152Wp (Syntenic homolog of Ashbya gossypii AFL164C; Syntenic homolog of Ashbya gossypii NOHBY612; No homolog in Saccharomyces cerevisiae; Syntenic homolog of Kluyveromyces lactis KLLA0D12518g) gives rise to the protein MHKSCMSQLRRQSLRFSSSWMPPSYFNAPPAPSPFTQRVPQQQPASGFRRQYFEVALVIAVTCLTYFAVDNYIARIDAQEKSEKLIMESQRMQDLLTRQLSAARKKRELQILNERKNNQIRQMKLQLHIAMLRKQLLDNNVQPIRIQEVVHDYERYVRMENSISNVSGTSLWVTDDSPFKAHVPNVREYDSITENRKQ
- the SGS1 gene encoding ATP-dependent DNA helicase SGS1 (Syntenic homolog of Ashbya gossypii AFL159W; Syntenic homolog of Saccharomyces cerevisiae YMR190C (SGS1)), encoding MAKVKCFPSLSGQVKWARTSGACTPDGHALFSVLGGESKGVVVKKNKATQEANTSIMVESTPVALRQDAGSDAVSRTMESENYLPYKLIEYLKQKCSLLEKKVAALAHITDQSRLRQVDDLYDSQLQKVTREIDSAESKLNRVVSSMASESQVKGRILPSTLPPDEEESDRSIQSVVAIAVDDIEPVEVETTSRSLRSRLSDVNYRLPTMEDEFSYRIGNAGPNDDGNEDLTADAETEDSHFLATSEADVDNQIHDSDREFVADGIEQYLEDDKSVDSDYVEEESAVVLENRDVHEIVIDSSPQKAPYDEYVPEINLLDPDEDDFLADPIIDSLQKNTSDAHQAEELLELYDGLSDSDLEAFDQERENQTQLNNIRELDDDLKIISEKTLDSSRIEQTLHSVKKELLDVPDQDMLDDEDDFSISEIQQFSTAPSVPSTVPIVSPSEIISPISTFPWTSEMFHKLHNVFKLPGFRQNQEEAVNSTLCGRDVFVLMPTGGGKSLCYQLPAVVKSGRTHGTTIVVSPLISLMQDQVEHLLAKNIKASMFSSKGTAEQRRQTFNLFINGLLDLVYISPEMISASVQCKKAIEKLYHDKKLARIVVDEAHCVSNWGHDFRPDYKELKFFKKEYPDIPMMALTATASEQVRMDIIHNLQLNNPVFLKQSFNRKNLFYEIIRKDKNSMNNMCQSIKTRFRGQTGIIYCHSKNSCEQTALIMSNSGVKCAFYHAGMDPDERLKVQQDWQADRIQVICATVAFGMGIDKPDVRFVYHYTVPRTLEGYYQETGRAGRDGNHSFCIMYYSFRDVRTIQSMIQKDKNLDREHKEKHLNKLQQVMQYCENSTDCRRQLVLSYFNETFDVTLCAKNCDNCKNGQNIEYEERVVTKEALEIVKLVRSVKDDKVTLIHCQDIYKGSKNAKIMQMCHDESDFHGLGKKMSKSDIERIFFHLITLQILQEYSVLNGRGFASNYVKLGPKATQLLNGKLEVKMQFAVSSSATSRPATATDRLTAKDSSNTGTNDSALPSNKNLSTFLYDNKSSNINESNLNVWSSTNSPEVKKHISQCMYRLQAMVARKAKDYGFENADAFLPAQMLRKLAVNVPNSEHDFAILVGAQMKNKFKYFRNLLLKLRQERNQVLSTVSTYNASIPSVSGYFVPNEEEESRDFEVISQIRQTMEPSQSKASTAAIKKRPRPTKPSNGRRYRKHFRGGYKKH